A window from Amblyraja radiata isolate CabotCenter1 unplaced genomic scaffold, sAmbRad1.1.pri scaffold_590_ctg1, whole genome shotgun sequence encodes these proteins:
- the LOC116970161 gene encoding transcobalamin-1-like, with protein sequence MLLIYFLLLQSLLSPPGNLTLPLTLPAHIEVSLKVQDGVKKSFSDRTLVQVPSGSSLLEALEEAEKLLPTRFSFECQTSLYGPFLTTMQGLQASEKGQTYWKLLSGSIPLQQGIADYIVRDGEHIVIILTKQRGHGCLCMNE encoded by the exons ATGCTCCTCATTTACTTTCTCCTCCTccaatctctcctctctcccccaggtAACCTGACTCTACCCCTCACACTCCCCGCACATATTGAAGTCTCTCTCAAGGTCCAGGACGGAGTGAAAAAATCGTTCTCTGACCGGACTCTGGTCCAAGTCCCCAGCGGGAGTTCCCTCCTAGAAGCGCTGGAGGAGGCAGAGAAGCTCCTACCAACGAGATTCag TTTTGAATGCCAGACATCTCTCTATGGGCCCTTCCTCACTACCATGCAGGGTCTACAAGCCTCCGAGAAAGGGCAAACTTACTGGAAGCTACTGAGCGGATCCATTCCTCTCCAGCAAG GAATCGCTGACTACATCGTTCGAGATGGAGAACACATTGTTATAATCCTAACCAAGCAAAGAGGTCATGGCTGTctctgtatgaatgaatga